The following nucleotide sequence is from Gymnodinialimonas sp. 202GB13-11.
GGCAAAGGCCAAGCAAACGGCGAGATACGCAAATCCTCTGGGCATCGACATGCTCCTGTCCGGGTTATGATCACCGCAATGGATAACAGACCGGATGCAGTGGATGAACCATTGCACCGCGCAAGGCCCAGAACCGGCGGATCACGTCACCTGGTGCCCACGGCCCAGGCTACAATCGGGAATTTCGGATCATTCTCCAACGAGTGGATCGAAGCATCGTACTTCGTCCACTTCTTGCGGCAATCCGCCTGCGCGACCTGCAGATTTCCCCATTGGTCGGACCAGATCTTGTCTTCTTCAAAACCGCATTCGATCAGCAGGTTCTTCAGCCCGCGCGCGGACCAGCGGCTGCAATCGACCGGGAACTCGTGATAGCGCACGTAGAATGGCGTGCAGACGTAGAACTGCCCGCCCTTCTTGAGTATCTGGTAGACGTTCTTCGTGGCCGCATAGGGCCGTTCCAAATGCTCCCACACCTGATCGGCGATAACGACGTCAAACTTGCGCAGCTTGCCTTTTTCATCCCGGAACGGGCCTTGGCAGATGTCATAGTCGGGGAAGTGAAATTCCTCGTATTC
It contains:
- a CDS encoding class I SAM-dependent methyltransferase, whose translation is MAFYNRVAYKNEATRIFKEMDTANMSCAEISGGFGKGFGFKEYEEFHFPDYDICQGPFRDEKGKLRKFDVVIADQVWEHLERPYAATKNVYQILKKGGQFYVCTPFYVRYHEFPVDCSRWSARGLKNLLIECGFEEDKIWSDQWGNLQVAQADCRKKWTKYDASIHSLENDPKFPIVAWAVGTR